One genomic window of Parasteatoda tepidariorum isolate YZ-2023 chromosome 9, CAS_Ptep_4.0, whole genome shotgun sequence includes the following:
- the LOC107438077 gene encoding protein argonaute-4: MAGSKENPIIRIKILSAPDEAYSQVSDYRRSLQLIDRINRSDNMVITTGFRIPSAPDEAYSVVSEYSRRLQLVNRIYRPDRIAITTGLPAKQAPGGLGRKINLISNLFTIILPRERNIYRYEVKIASFTPDKTCLTPTSCKNTLVNRKIINRMLDTNDNFRNSYAVYDGKSLIYTSSPLQLEFPFESDKITVENENLKKIGTFKVYIKPVESENGPEENDAHDMEENDYTIQLRVLRELFRRNISNVNGIQEALVALETIFRHSPALKYTPIGSNFFRTNICSPLDDQIGPQLVGKVTLFGYHQSLRLGQWNIMTNLDTSATTFFTKQPLVEYIAKLLRIPQSELSCISALRNDQLQLLQSKLKNLKIETYHQRSKLTLKHSIFKITEKNAWQIQFLKKTRTIILDEETQESRTIIERKTVTVHEYFREKYNINLAFPHLPCVQVKPKSQRIYLPIELCYIPEGQHYKNELSDDEKREMIKFTADNPASRFHKIVNIRDKWANYEEDEYLNNFDIVVERDPVRLSGRAMQAPNLNYGNRKIQPRGGSWNIRDLQFYVPSNIRSWILLNLAERHCRFNDLKNFSDQLQRIGRAAGLNLGQPSDIKSIDGSRYVNLHRTLTDARKKQVQLVVVVIPFKDKTIYRNVKQIAEVKLGLQTQCIDHNNARKCNPSLLHNLCLKINAKTGGINHVLTQGEIPKIMAQPVMIIGADVSHAGVTDKSGISVAAVAGSLDMILSRFAVEYRLQKTPAANRRCTEIILELKDMVKALLEVFYNCTMGKKPEKIIFYRDGVSDSYFQEVKEEEVNAVRRACMELQSDYQPAITFVVVQKRHHVRFRPEDFRDGARPEGNVPPGTVADTEIVHPLHRDFYLCSHLGLRGTSRPAHYTVLEDDSEISADDLQKLTYYLCYTSLRHSKSTSAPVPVTYAELTAKRTLLWLSALPEDLREKQIESQWNSAGDTGCCRT, from the exons ATGGCTGGCTCGAAAGAAAATccaattataagaattaaaattcttagtGCTCCAGATGAAGCTTATTCCCAAGTTTCTGATTACAGACGAAGTCTTCAGTTAATCGACAGAATTAATCGTTCTGACAATATGGTAATTACCACAGGATTTAGAATTCCTAGTGCTCCGGATGAAGCTTATTCCGTAGTTTCTGAATACAGCCGAAGACTTCAGTTAGTCAACAGAATTTATCGTCCTGACAGGATAGCAATTACTACAGGACTTCCAGCGAAACAAGCTCCTGGTGGACTAGGAAGaaagataaatttgatttctaatttGTTCACTATTATTCTTCCACgggaaagaaatatatatcgATATGAAGTAAAGATAGCAAGTTTTACTCCTGATAAAACATGCCTAACACCAACTAGTTGTAAAAATACTCTAGTTAATCGTAAAATCATAAACCGAATGTTAGACACCAATGATAATTTTCGCAACTCGTATGCTGTTTACGATGGTAAGAGCCTGATATATACTTCATCTCCTTTACAATTGGAATTTCCGTTCGAAAGTGATAAAATTActgttgaaaatgaaaatctgaAAAAGATTGGTACTTTCAAAGTATACATTAAACCCGTAGAAAGTGAAAATGGTCCGGAAGAAAATGATGCTCATGATATGGAAGAAAACGACTATACTATACAATTAAGAGTTTTGCGGGAGCTGTTCAGAAGAAATATAAGTAATGTAAATGGCATCCAGGAGGCGCTGGTGGCTCTTGAAACAATATTCAGACATTCTCCTGCTTTGAAATACACTCCAATTGGCAGTAATTTCTTCCGTACAAATATATGCTCTCCATTAGATGATCAGATAGGCCCTCAATTAGTTGGTAAAGTAACGTTGTTTGGCTACCATCAAAGTCTTCGTTTGGGCCAATGGAACATTATGACCAATTTGGACACCAGTGCAACAACGTTCTTCACTAAACAACCCCTTGTTGAGTACATTGCTAAGTTACTTAGAATTCCGCAAAGTGAATTATCTTGCATATCTGCATTGAGAAATGACCAACTCCAGTTATTACAgagtaagttaaaaaatttaaaaatcgaaacatACCATCAGAGATCTAAACTTACATTGAAACACAGTATCTTCAAAATCACAGAGAAAAACGCATGGCAGATACAATTCCTcaagaaaacaagaacaatcattTTGGACGAAGAAACTCAAGAATCAAGAACGATCATAGAAAGAAAGACTGTTACAGTTCAcgaatattttagagaaaaatataatataaatttggcCTTCCCTCACTTACCTTGTGTACAAGTGAAACCAAAAAGTCAAAGAATATATCTTCCGATTGAGCTTTGTTATATTCCTGAAGGGCAGCACTATAAAAATGAGTTGAGCGATGACGAGAAGCgggaaatgattaaatttacagCAGATAATCCCGCTAGCAGGTTCCACAAAATAGTTAACATCAGAGATAAATGGGCCAATTACGAAGAAGAcgagtatttaaataatttcgacATTGTCGTTGAACGAGACCCTGTACGTTTGTCTGGGCGCGCCATGCAAGCTCCAAACCTAAATTATggaaatagaaaaattcaacCCAGAGGTGGATCGTGGAACATTAGAGATTTACAGTTTTATGTACCCTCCAATATTCGATCTTGGATTTTGCTTAATCTTGCTGAGCGGCATTGTagatttaatgatttgaaaaacttttccgATCAGTTGCAAAGAATAGGTAGAGCAGCCGGTTTGAATCTTGGACAACCTTCTGATATTAAAAGCATTGATGGTTCTAGATATGTCAATCTTCACAGAACACTTACTGATGCACGAAAAAAACAAGTCCAGCTGGTGGTGGTTGTGATACCTTTTAAAGATAAAACGATATACAGAAATGTCAAACAAATAGCTGAAGTCAAACTCGGTCTTCAGACGCAGTGCATCGACCATAACAATGCGAGAAAATGCAATCCTTctcttttacataatttgtgTCTCAAAATCAATGCTAAAACTGGCGGAATTAACCACGTTTTAACGCAAGGAGAAATTCCAAAGATAATGGCTCAGCCTGTTATGATAATAGGAGCTGATGTGTCCCACGCAGGAGTGACAGATAAAAGTGGAATATCAGTAGCAGCTGTTGCAGGGAGTCTAGATATGATACTGTCACGTTTCGCCGTTGAATATAGACTGCAAAAAACTCCTGCAGCCAATAGGAGGTGTACTGAAATCATTCTTGAGTTAAAGGATATGGTGAAAGCATTGTTAGaggttttttataattgtacgaTGGGGAAAAAaccagagaaaataattttttatagagatGGAGTGAGCGATAGTTACTTCCAAGAAGTCAAAGAGGAAGAAGTAAATGCCGTGCGACGCGCGTGTATGGAGTTGCAAAGTGATTATCAACCAGCTATTACGTTTGTCGTAGTTCAAAAGAGACATCACGTCCGGTTTAGACCAGAAGATTTCAGGGATGGAGCCAGACCAGAAGGAAATGTACCACCAGGAACAGTTGCGGATACTGAGATTGTGCACCCATTACACAGAGATTTTTATCTTTGTAGTCATCTAGGATTGAGAG GAACCAGCAGACCTGCGCATTACACGGTGTTGGAGGATGACAGTGAAATCTCAGCTGATGATCTTCAAAAATTGACATATTATCTATGCTATACTTCACTCCGACATTCCAAAAGCACATCCGCACCGGTACCCGTGACATACGCTGAACTAACTGCCAAGCGTACACTACTGTGGTTGTCCGCATTGCCTGAAGATCtgagagaaaaacaaattgagAGCCAATGGAATTCTGCAGGAGACACTGGCTGCTGTAGAACTTAA